In one window of Oscillatoria sp. FACHB-1407 DNA:
- the folB gene encoding dihydroneopterin aldolase, producing MDTIQLTGIRAYGYTGYFQEERTLGQWFEVNLTLWMDLSKAGQSDRLEDTYNYCDAVKAAQELIKTSKFLLIERLVEAIAEVFLQEEQVEQVQVKLTKVSPPIPDFTGQVSVEILRSRNRVLSSNTSSLSL from the coding sequence ATGGACACCATTCAACTAACTGGCATTCGCGCTTACGGCTACACTGGATATTTCCAGGAAGAACGGACGCTGGGGCAATGGTTTGAGGTCAATCTGACCCTGTGGATGGACTTATCCAAAGCAGGACAAAGCGATCGCCTTGAAGATACTTACAACTATTGCGATGCGGTTAAAGCAGCTCAGGAGTTGATCAAAACCTCAAAGTTTCTGTTAATTGAACGGTTGGTCGAAGCGATCGCGGAGGTGTTCTTGCAGGAGGAACAGGTGGAGCAGGTGCAAGTCAAATTGACCAAAGTTTCACCACCCATCCCCGATTTCACAGGACAAGTTTCAGTCGAAATTCTCCGCAGCAGAAACAGGGTTCTCTCATCCAATACCAGTTCTCTATCTCTTTAG
- a CDS encoding carboxymuconolactone decarboxylase family protein — translation MSHVLIIEQPTAVDSTVTAVYEEIKSELGFGMVPNLFKSMANNPGFLKGNWETFRATILQGRLPRTLKEMIGVVISQANQSNYALKVHLHGLSALGISEAVLQLLVDDFESCPLPERQKAIIQFGLKAGTQPKLLTANDYQRLHDLGLDEVEIFEIIATANLFTSVNQYTDAIALDIDAL, via the coding sequence ATGTCTCATGTTCTGATAATTGAGCAACCCACGGCTGTTGATTCAACGGTAACCGCTGTTTATGAAGAAATTAAGTCAGAATTAGGGTTTGGCATGGTTCCAAACCTGTTTAAGTCAATGGCAAATAATCCTGGTTTCCTCAAAGGCAACTGGGAAACCTTTCGTGCCACGATCTTACAAGGACGACTTCCACGCACACTCAAAGAAATGATTGGAGTGGTGATTTCACAAGCGAATCAGAGCAATTACGCTTTAAAGGTTCATCTCCATGGTTTATCTGCATTGGGAATTAGTGAAGCCGTTCTGCAACTGCTGGTCGATGATTTTGAAAGTTGCCCATTACCGGAACGCCAAAAGGCGATCATTCAATTTGGTTTAAAGGCTGGTACCCAGCCAAAACTTTTAACGGCAAATGATTATCAAAGATTGCATGATTTAGGGTTGGATGAAGTTGAGATTTTCGAAATTATTGCAACCGCTAATTTGTTTACGTCTGTTAATCAATACACAGATGCGATCGCCTTAGATATTGATGCTTTGTAA
- a CDS encoding GAF domain-containing sensor histidine kinase — protein sequence MSSSDKSNYLQLETQNRLELLRATRRFLAELQSLSTRIATVQEISTEINRSLNLDQILQVVSRQAKWLLDFDYCSICLGKADGSQRMIALSTSSEPLSDSIDAATIEQALRSRQPQLLKDLPIANSSSHNPLRSQLIIPLESEGEMLGTINFALHQPQGYTQEDIRIAYLLALQLAAAIRNAKRFDEMHRLYSELRQAYAELRQLEGLRDELTHMIVHDLRNPLSSILVGLEMIDVLQDNAVEQQRWIEIAQNASDCMNGMIEDLLYLNKLEAGKLKLTLQPIDIALLILNRAESYRAQAETQRKTLLLRLPHGLPTIMVDANLVNRVIDNLVSNALKYTEAGGLIEIGAQLESEGLQVYVRDDGHGVPAEYCDRIFDKFVQVTDPTGATLRKGIGLGLAFCRMAIEAHGGKIWVESVTQRGSTFSFRLPLSHGTPEPPSLFAPQPPIDATNHPITSR from the coding sequence GTGAGCAGTTCCGATAAGTCTAATTATCTCCAATTAGAAACCCAAAATCGGCTTGAGCTGTTACGCGCAACTCGACGATTTTTAGCGGAATTGCAATCTCTCTCAACTCGTATTGCTACAGTTCAAGAAATTTCCACTGAGATTAATCGCTCACTCAATCTTGACCAAATTTTGCAGGTTGTGAGCCGACAAGCCAAATGGCTACTCGATTTTGACTATTGCAGCATCTGTTTGGGCAAAGCAGACGGTTCGCAACGGATGATTGCTTTATCTACCTCTTCTGAGCCGTTATCCGATTCAATCGATGCAGCCACTATTGAGCAGGCATTGCGCTCGCGGCAACCGCAACTACTCAAAGACCTGCCGATTGCAAACTCCTCATCCCATAATCCGTTGCGATCGCAACTCATCATCCCTCTGGAAAGTGAAGGGGAGATGCTAGGCACAATCAATTTCGCTCTCCATCAACCTCAGGGCTACACTCAGGAAGATATCCGCATTGCCTACTTGTTAGCCCTCCAATTAGCTGCCGCCATTCGCAATGCCAAACGCTTTGATGAGATGCATCGGCTGTACTCGGAGTTGCGACAGGCATACGCCGAATTGCGGCAACTAGAGGGCTTGCGGGATGAGTTAACTCACATGATTGTGCATGATTTGCGAAACCCGTTATCATCCATTCTGGTTGGATTAGAGATGATCGATGTGCTGCAAGACAATGCCGTTGAGCAGCAACGTTGGATTGAGATTGCTCAAAACGCGAGTGATTGCATGAATGGCATGATTGAAGACTTGTTGTATCTCAACAAGTTGGAAGCTGGCAAACTCAAACTCACGCTGCAACCCATCGATATAGCTCTGCTGATTCTAAATCGGGCGGAGAGTTATCGTGCTCAAGCAGAGACACAACGTAAAACCCTATTGCTGCGCCTGCCCCATGGATTGCCGACGATAATGGTCGATGCTAATTTAGTCAATCGCGTGATTGATAATCTGGTGAGCAATGCTCTTAAATATACTGAAGCAGGCGGTTTAATTGAGATTGGTGCTCAGCTTGAATCCGAGGGGTTGCAGGTCTACGTGCGAGATGATGGACACGGCGTTCCTGCTGAATATTGCGATCGCATTTTTGATAAATTTGTCCAGGTGACTGACCCAACCGGAGCCACTCTACGCAAGGGAATAGGACTGGGGTTGGCGTTTTGTCGCATGGCGATCGAGGCGCATGGGGGCAAGATCTGGGTAGAGTCGGTCACTCAGCGAGGTAGCACGTTTTCCTTCCGGTTGCCTCTAAGTCATGGCACCCCTGAACCGCCCAGTTTATTCGCTCCGCAACCGCCGATTGACGCGACGAATCACCCAATAACCAGCCGATAA
- a CDS encoding phosphate-starvation-inducible PsiE family protein: MERPRNLSEQLASTLSDEAFTKSLKKVESFVAKVLSVAMVVVLIVSIVDLCIVLISQLFTEPYGFFNTTLIEIFGLFLNVLVALEILENITAYLKKHEIQVELVIATSLTAVARKIIIFDFEKAGALDLAALALAVVALSAGYWVIRRVNRRLRSE, encoded by the coding sequence ATGGAACGACCCCGAAACCTCTCTGAACAGTTGGCTTCTACCTTGAGTGACGAAGCGTTTACCAAATCGCTCAAAAAAGTTGAATCCTTTGTTGCCAAGGTTTTGTCAGTGGCGATGGTGGTGGTGTTAATCGTTTCAATCGTTGATTTGTGTATTGTTTTAATATCCCAGTTATTTACTGAACCCTACGGATTCTTCAACACTACACTCATTGAAATCTTTGGGTTGTTTCTCAACGTCCTGGTTGCGCTGGAGATCCTGGAGAATATTACTGCTTACTTAAAAAAGCATGAGATTCAAGTCGAGTTGGTGATTGCGACCTCACTCACGGCTGTAGCTCGAAAGATTATTATCTTTGATTTTGAAAAAGCTGGAGCATTGGATCTCGCTGCCCTAGCCCTGGCAGTGGTGGCGTTATCGGCTGGTTATTGGGTGATTCGTCGCGTCAATCGGCGGTTGCGGAGCGAATAA